The Stappia sp. genome window below encodes:
- a CDS encoding long-chain fatty acid--CoA ligase: protein MQNSDMQTVTDGPYLAGQMMDRPLTISSIMAYAADVHPTGRITSATVEGGRHSYTYREAWARIAQLAGALKSMGIGPGDRVATLAWNGYRHFELYYAVAGIGAVCHTINPRLFPDQIAWIMSHAGDRALFYDLTFAPLVAELGPRMPEGLTQVFLSDEAHRPEGAPPEVRAYEALLDAQPATFDWPEVPEEAAAALCYTSGTTGDPKGALYSHRSTVLHAMSAVLGVPQGFGAGRAILPVVPLFHVNAWGLPYACPLSGTDLVFPGPHLDGASLFDLMAETGVTNAWGVPTVWAGLIEEMSRRDAKPDALEMLLIGGSAVSTAMIERLEDFDIRTVHGWGMTEMSPIGTCTRPLAEGAGRAARIDNAIPQGKRLFGLEMKIVGDDGTPQPHDGVARGELLVRGPAVVNGYFNAPEASRLAFDADGWFRTGDVATIDAAGQLRIVDRTKDLIKSGGEWISSLELENLALAHPSVANAAAIAVPDAKWDERPLLVVVPADPGTGVDTDALLDHMRAHLAKWQVPDQVVVADALPMTATGKISKKDLRSRIADGG, encoded by the coding sequence ATGCAGAATTCCGACATGCAGACCGTGACCGACGGCCCCTATCTCGCCGGCCAGATGATGGACCGTCCGCTGACGATTTCCTCGATCATGGCCTATGCCGCCGACGTGCATCCGACCGGCCGGATCACCTCGGCGACGGTCGAGGGCGGGCGCCATTCCTACACCTACCGCGAGGCCTGGGCGCGCATCGCGCAGCTCGCCGGCGCCCTCAAATCCATGGGGATCGGTCCTGGCGACCGGGTGGCGACGCTCGCGTGGAACGGCTACCGCCATTTCGAACTCTATTACGCGGTCGCCGGCATCGGCGCGGTCTGTCACACGATCAACCCGCGCCTGTTCCCCGACCAGATCGCCTGGATCATGAGCCACGCCGGCGACCGGGCGCTGTTCTACGACCTGACCTTCGCCCCGCTGGTGGCGGAGCTCGGCCCGCGCATGCCCGAGGGTCTCACGCAGGTCTTCCTGTCGGACGAGGCGCATCGCCCCGAGGGCGCGCCGCCCGAGGTGCGCGCCTATGAAGCGCTGCTCGACGCCCAGCCCGCGACCTTCGACTGGCCCGAGGTGCCGGAAGAAGCGGCCGCCGCGCTGTGCTACACCTCAGGCACGACCGGCGATCCCAAGGGTGCGCTCTATTCGCACCGCTCGACGGTGCTGCATGCCATGTCGGCCGTCCTCGGCGTGCCGCAGGGCTTCGGCGCGGGCCGGGCGATCCTGCCCGTCGTGCCGCTGTTCCACGTCAACGCCTGGGGCCTGCCCTATGCCTGCCCGCTGTCGGGCACCGATCTGGTGTTCCCCGGACCGCATCTGGACGGCGCGAGCCTGTTCGACCTGATGGCCGAGACCGGCGTCACCAACGCCTGGGGCGTGCCGACCGTCTGGGCCGGGCTGATCGAGGAAATGAGCCGCCGCGACGCGAAGCCCGACGCGCTGGAGATGCTGCTGATCGGCGGCTCCGCGGTGTCCACGGCGATGATCGAGCGGCTCGAGGACTTCGACATCCGCACCGTGCATGGCTGGGGCATGACGGAAATGAGCCCGATCGGCACCTGCACCCGGCCGCTGGCGGAAGGCGCCGGGCGCGCCGCGCGCATCGACAATGCGATCCCGCAAGGCAAGCGGCTGTTCGGGCTGGAGATGAAGATCGTCGGCGACGACGGTACGCCGCAACCCCATGACGGCGTGGCGCGCGGCGAACTGCTGGTGCGCGGGCCGGCCGTCGTCAACGGCTATTTCAACGCCCCCGAGGCCTCGCGGCTCGCCTTCGACGCCGACGGCTGGTTCCGCACCGGCGATGTGGCCACCATCGACGCGGCCGGCCAGCTTCGCATCGTCGACCGCACCAAGGACCTGATCAAGTCGGGCGGCGAGTGGATCTCGTCGCTGGAGCTGGAAAATCTCGCGCTGGCGCACCCTTCCGTCGCCAATGCGGCGGCCATCGCCGTGCCGGACGCCAAGTGGGACGAACGCCCGCTGCTCGTCGTGGTGCCGGCCGACCCGGGCACGGGCGTCGATACGGACGCGCTGCTCGATCACATGCGCGCGCATCTCGCCAAGTGGCAGGTGCCGGACCAGGTGGTGGTCGCCGACGCGCTGCCGATGACGGCGACGGGCAAGATCTCCAAGAAGGATCTGCGCAGCCGGATCGCCGACGGCGGCTGA
- a CDS encoding long-chain-fatty-acid--CoA ligase, which translates to MIATMLAHQADRQGGKTALRFGDLTLSYGDLHARAAALAVRLQEMGAGEGTKIAHLSFNDVSFFELLFACSRLGAVIVPLNFRLAPAEIVYQIENAQAEVVVHSADFRETIAEVRAATGGVRHWIEAGETGLAPDAPPAPTQGLTRHAPDACLVMIHTSGTTGRPKAAMLSERNLVATAQNQIADFPLTHADVTLTAAPIFHAGGSLICTLPLLLIGGQVVLKKHFDPAEIAEDLATGGITCMFAAPAMWQALIATLKDTGTRAPDLRICLSGGAAETERSMRAFREMFGVPLMQGFGLSECSSTSTVLRAEDAEARIGSVGKPMLMNRVRVVDAQGNDVKPGEVGEIVQSDDTVMLGYYRNPTATAEAIRDGWLHTGDLATVDEDGFIYIHGRLKDMIISGGENIYPAEVEAVLNAHPDISESAVIGVPDARWGETPVAYIVPLAGATPSAEEIIAHCKAHLASYKKPSRVFVVDALPRTPTGKVKKFELRETFSPEGAPAG; encoded by the coding sequence ATGATCGCGACCATGCTCGCGCACCAGGCCGACCGTCAGGGTGGCAAGACCGCCCTCCGCTTCGGCGATCTCACCCTCAGCTACGGCGATCTGCATGCCCGCGCGGCGGCGCTCGCCGTCCGTCTTCAGGAGATGGGCGCGGGCGAAGGCACCAAGATCGCCCATCTGAGCTTCAACGACGTGTCCTTCTTCGAGCTGCTGTTCGCCTGTTCGCGCCTCGGCGCGGTGATCGTGCCGCTGAACTTCCGCCTCGCGCCGGCCGAGATCGTCTATCAGATCGAGAACGCGCAGGCCGAGGTGGTCGTGCATTCCGCCGACTTCCGGGAGACGATCGCGGAGGTGCGCGCCGCCACCGGCGGCGTGCGCCACTGGATCGAGGCCGGCGAGACCGGGCTCGCACCGGACGCGCCGCCCGCCCCGACGCAAGGGCTCACCCGCCACGCGCCCGACGCCTGTCTGGTGATGATCCACACCTCCGGGACCACCGGCCGGCCGAAGGCGGCGATGCTGTCGGAGCGCAATCTGGTCGCCACCGCGCAGAACCAGATCGCCGATTTTCCGCTCACCCACGCCGATGTGACGCTGACCGCCGCGCCGATCTTTCACGCGGGCGGGTCGCTGATCTGCACGCTGCCGCTGCTCCTGATCGGCGGCCAGGTCGTGCTCAAGAAGCACTTCGATCCGGCCGAGATCGCCGAGGATCTGGCGACGGGCGGCATCACCTGCATGTTCGCCGCCCCCGCCATGTGGCAGGCGCTGATCGCGACGCTCAAGGACACGGGCACGCGCGCCCCCGACCTGCGGATCTGCCTGTCGGGCGGGGCGGCGGAAACCGAACGCTCCATGCGCGCCTTCCGCGAGATGTTCGGCGTGCCACTGATGCAGGGCTTCGGCCTGTCGGAATGTTCCTCGACCTCCACGGTGCTGCGCGCCGAGGACGCGGAAGCCCGCATCGGCTCGGTCGGCAAGCCGATGCTGATGAACCGGGTCCGGGTGGTCGACGCGCAAGGGAACGACGTGAAGCCCGGCGAGGTCGGCGAGATCGTGCAGAGCGACGACACGGTCATGCTCGGCTACTACCGCAATCCGACGGCCACCGCCGAGGCGATCCGCGACGGCTGGCTGCACACCGGCGACCTCGCCACGGTCGACGAGGACGGATTCATCTACATCCACGGCCGGCTGAAGGACATGATCATCTCCGGCGGCGAGAACATCTATCCGGCCGAAGTGGAAGCCGTGCTCAACGCCCATCCGGATATCTCGGAAAGCGCGGTCATCGGGGTTCCCGACGCGCGCTGGGGCGAAACGCCGGTTGCCTACATCGTGCCGCTGGCCGGGGCGACCCCGAGCGCGGAGGAGATCATCGCCCACTGCAAGGCGCATCTCGCCTCCTACAAGAAGCCCTCGCGGGTGTTCGTGGTCGACGCCCTGCCGCGCACGCCGACCGGCAAGGTCAAGAAGTTCGAACTGCGCGAGACCTTCTCGCCGGAAGGCGCCCCCGCCGGGTGA